TAGTAGGACTATTTAAGAGATGAAAGATTGGGTTTTTCCTTCATTGGCATTTTTGGTATTTTTATATGGAGTTGTTTTTGTGTTTTTTTATATATATGATTATAAAAACTCAAATGTTTCAATATTTGCTGATGTAAAATCATCTCAATCAAATGAACGCAGTATTGATAATTTTTTGAAAGAAATATCAAACTCTTTTAAATAAATCATATATTATGACGATTTTGGAAAAATAGCAATATGCATTTATAGTTATAATCGGAGAATCTAAATACATGATAATTAGACCAAGTAGTTTGCAAAATAGTATTGCAACTAATCAAGATAATAATGTAAATAATGATAAAAAGGATATTAAAGAGGAGAATCTACAAATAGATTCTACTAAAAATATTCAAAGTGCAGCAAATACGGTTAGTGATGAAACTAACAATCCAAGCAAAGCTGATGAAATCAAACAAAAAATAGATAATGGCGAATACAAAATCGATATTAAAGATACTGCTGATAAAATGGCACAAAAATTGCTTATTGGAATCTTAATATTTTAAATTTTTTATTTTAGGACAGATTCTATGTTGATTAAATTTTTGAGTGATGCAATTTCTAATCTCGAAGAGTTAATTAAAATTAGTAATCTTGATATGCAAGATATAAAAGAAGCAAATCATGATGCTATATTTCAAAGACTAGAATCTAAAAATAATGCAATATTAATGTTTGATCGTAATAAAGATTTAGCGCGAGATGCAATGCTTAAACTCTCTAAAGAGAATCCAAATAAGAGTATAGAAGAGATTTTAAATCCAGAAGCTTTAATGCTTATTGACAAAATGAGAGATGGCTTAAAAACGCTTAGAGAAATCAATAAAAATTATGCAAAAAGCGTTGTTGCTGTATATGAATTTTATAATTCTTTATTAGAAAATATTATTCCAAGTCAAAGAGATGGATATTCAAATAAACTATATTCTAAAGTTGATTTATTGCGAATAGAGGCTTGATATGGGTGGAATATTATCATCATTAAATACCTCCCAAACAGGTTTAAACGCACATCAACTAATGGTTGATGTTACAGGTAATAATATAGCAAATGCTAGTGATGAATTTTACTCAAGACAAAGGGTGATTGTATCTCCAGAAAAGCCTCTTTATTTTCAAAAATACAATCTTGGTCGTGGTGTAGATATAGAGACCATTCAAAGAATCCACGATGAATTTACATTTTCAAGATATAGAAAAGCAGCTAGTGATGCAGAATTTTATGATACAGAGTTTGACACGCTTAGAGAAGCATCCGCTTTTTTTCCTGAAGTTGATGGAGTGGGTATCTATAATGATCTTGAAAACTATTTTAATGCATGGAAAGATGTAGAGAAGAATCCTTCTGATCCTTCACAAAAGCAAGTATTGGCACAAAATATCCAGACTTTAATAACAAATATAAAAGATACAAGAAGACGACTTTTTGATTTGCAAATAAAGCAAAGTGAAGAATTAAAAGTTACTATAGAAGAGATTAATTCTATCGCTAAACAGATTGCAGAAATCAATGGAAAATTAGCACAGATGGAAGATTCTAGGGAATTAAAACAAGCAAATGAGCTTAGAGATAGAAGAGATGAGCTTGAATTCAATTTATCAAAGCTAATTGGTAGCAATGTATTTAAAGATAAGTTAAAAAGTCAAGCAAGATTAAATAGTGATAGTGCAGATTTTGATTATGGCTACACTCTAAATATAGCAGGTGGTTTTAATATAGTTGATGGCTCTATTCATCATCCATTAGTTATTGATAATGAAGATAATCAAGATGGATTATATAGCGTATATTTTCAAGGATATGACTTTAAAAAAGTAGATATTACAGATAAGATTAGTGGAGGCAAAAGTGGAGCTTTGCTTGATTTGGTCTCATATGGTAAAAATGGCGGAAAAATAGGAAAACTTCAAGAATATATAAATGATTTAGATACTTTTGCACTAGGTTTTATAGAGGCTACAAATAGTGTTTATGCACAAAGTGCAACCACAGAGTTAAAAAGTCAAGTATTAACAATAAACAGCCAAGATGTATTATCAGATTCTGTTTATAATATAAAAAATGGATCATTTGATGTTATCGTCTATGATACTAAAGGTAATGAAATACTTAGAAAAGCTGTAAATATTGATGGTATTACAACTATGGAAGATGTCATAAACTATCTAAATAAAAATACAGATGACAATAATGATAATAATCCACTAAATGATTTTGATGATTATTTTAGAGCTTACTATGATGATGAAGCTAAGCAATTTATGATTTTGCCAAAAGACAGTTCAATGGGGTTAAATGTAAGCATAGAGGATAAAGGTAGCAATTTTGTTGGAGCAATCGGTGTAAATAGACTTCTTTATGGAAATAATGCACAAAATATGGAGTTAAATACTATGTATGCAAAAGACCCAACGCTAATTCGCCAGCATAAAGCTCCAGTTAGTGGGAATTTTGATATCGCTACTATGATGTTAGATCTTCAATATAAAGATAGTGAATTTTTTCCTACTCGTAGTAAAAAGCAAGAAATGACAATACCTAAATATTTTCAGTTTGTTACAGGAAAGGTAGCAAATGATACAAATGATGTAAAAATTTTAGGGGATACAAAGCAATCAGTCTTAGCAGCTGTAAAAAAAGAATATTTAGGCATTAGCCAGGTAAGCATTGATGAAGAAATGATAAATCTTATAAAATTCCAAAGTGGTTATGCAGCAAATGCAAAGGTAATAACTACTATTGATAGAATGATTGATACACTTTTAACAATAAAGCAATAAGGATTAGAATCTCAACTAAGATAATCATAAATTGATTAATAAAGTCGCTTAAAGCTAAAAAATCAATATTTGTAAGCTAAATATATCATTTACTTAATTTTTTAGTGGAAAGGGAAAAAAGATATAAAGGCTTTAAAAGCCTTTAATAGAGATATTTTATTTTGATAAAAAATCTTTAGTTTGATTTATTGCCTTGTCTTTTTTATTATCTATATAATCTTTTGTATCTTTGATTGTTTTATCTACTTTATCTTCTTTTGATTGTTTAAAGTTTTGTATCTTATCTTTTTTATTATCTATATAATCTTTTGTATCTTTGATTGTTTTATCTACTTTATCTTCTTTTGATTGTTTAAAGTTTTGTATCTTATCTTTTTTATTATCTATATAATCTTTTGTATCTTTTATTGATTTATCAACTTTAGCTTCACCTTTTTCAATGTTTTTATCAAGTTTTTGAAAAAGATTATCAGCAAATAGGCTTGCTCCAAGTAGCATAGTCATACATATTATTTTTTTCATTTTTACATCCTTAAATAGGTAAATTTTCAATCTTGTTATTGTATCAAAAAAAAATTAATTTATTATTTAAAGCTATTTACAAGATTCCCTACTAAAAGATTAAATCCATCGACAAGAATAAATATAAGAATCTTAAATGGTAGAGATATCATAATAGGTGGCAACATCATCATTCCAAGTGCCATCAGTAATGAGCTTACAACCATATCAATAACCAAAAATGGCAAGTATAGTAAAAAGGCAATTTGAAATGCTGTTTTTAGCTCACTTATCATAAATGCAGGCAATAGAATCGTAAGCGGTACATCATCGATTGTTTGCGGGTTTTCTAGATTTCTTATTCTAAAAAATAATGCCAAGTCTTTTTCTCTTGTATTTTTCATCATAAATTCTTT
Above is a window of Helicobacter sp. MIT 99-5507 DNA encoding:
- the flgK gene encoding flagellar hook-associated protein FlgK codes for the protein MGGILSSLNTSQTGLNAHQLMVDVTGNNIANASDEFYSRQRVIVSPEKPLYFQKYNLGRGVDIETIQRIHDEFTFSRYRKAASDAEFYDTEFDTLREASAFFPEVDGVGIYNDLENYFNAWKDVEKNPSDPSQKQVLAQNIQTLITNIKDTRRRLFDLQIKQSEELKVTIEEINSIAKQIAEINGKLAQMEDSRELKQANELRDRRDELEFNLSKLIGSNVFKDKLKSQARLNSDSADFDYGYTLNIAGGFNIVDGSIHHPLVIDNEDNQDGLYSVYFQGYDFKKVDITDKISGGKSGALLDLVSYGKNGGKIGKLQEYINDLDTFALGFIEATNSVYAQSATTELKSQVLTINSQDVLSDSVYNIKNGSFDVIVYDTKGNEILRKAVNIDGITTMEDVINYLNKNTDDNNDNNPLNDFDDYFRAYYDDEAKQFMILPKDSSMGLNVSIEDKGSNFVGAIGVNRLLYGNNAQNMELNTMYAKDPTLIRQHKAPVSGNFDIATMMLDLQYKDSEFFPTRSKKQEMTIPKYFQFVTGKVANDTNDVKILGDTKQSVLAAVKKEYLGISQVSIDEEMINLIKFQSGYAANAKVITTIDRMIDTLLTIKQ
- a CDS encoding flagellar biosynthesis anti-sigma factor FlgM → MIIRPSSLQNSIATNQDNNVNNDKKDIKEENLQIDSTKNIQSAANTVSDETNNPSKADEIKQKIDNGEYKIDIKDTADKMAQKLLIGILIF